GTTGTGTGGTTATGTGGTaactattacatttttaaaaattgttataatttttctgTGTGCATTCTAAAATGAcatttaatgttgtttaaaactttGTAGATTACTCATTTAAAGCAACTTCGTGGGCTGTCACCTTTGCATCTAGTGAGTTAATGTATGAACAAGTTAATGCAGAAACAAGTGCAAATATAAGAAgatggaaaacaaaaaaaacaaattatttaatcagATGTTATCACATAAGGTGAGTACAGGTCTTTTTCTAAACACGCGCATCagttattaactttatatatagatatatatttatctatagaCAGACattagatatagatatatatagataaacaatatttttttagacttgtattttttactttgtacttcttttttttatttatctgtcGACTTTTTtgttatgtctttttttattaaatccttatttattttttagcaacAAGAGTATAAAATTAGAAggcaaattacttttttttatttttctacattGTATGTAgtattgttttcttaaaattatttaatgctttagataaaagaaaacaactaaaaaatcttgTTGTTAAAATGGTTGGCAACTTACCAAGtaagatttgttttaaaagtttgtgaataagataattattaaataatcatattattaagattttattCGTTTCTTTTCAGCTAAATCTGATTCATTAGATAAAGTTTGATGCGTACTCTTATAGGAGAAAATATCGACTGATTCGTTAGATTATGTTTGAAGCGTGCTTTTATGGGAGAATATATCAACTGATTCGTTAGATTAAGTTTGAAGTGTACTCTTTGTGGATCGAAGCGTGCTCTTCGTAAGTTGCAGATCTATGACTTTGTACTTATTACTTATTGGATATAAGGAggatattttaacaaaagtgcagcttttattacaaattcaaaatgtttatgtCAAGAACTAATACTGACTAATAAAACCATGTAATTTAATACGTATTAAATATTTCCTCGACGatgagtttttttctttacacgAATCCAAACACTTCGTTTTTATAAAGcataattattacttaaatattaCGTGCCAAAGTTAACGTAAAAAGCACGTCTTTTAGACAGTTCATGGGGACCAAAAAGTTACCTAAATGTCACGTGCCAAAAGTAACGTGAAAAACACGTCCATAAATCACGTGAATTGGTCATTTCATGGGGACCAAAAAGTCACCTAGATGTCACGTACCAAAATAACGTGAAATTCACGTTTTTGTCACGTCGCTGTGCCTACTGGGTAATAAAAACGTTGTCATATCATTCACCCAGAATCTGCGGCCAGGTATATGGGAAGTGGTGGACAAAACCTAATTATTACCCAATTGGTCCACAAACctatttagatatataaataatcattatatatgaaataatatttatttttaacaagaatattttaatttttaataaaataaaagacatttaattGGCTTaggtagtaaaaaaatatttttttcaatatcaaccttttttaaaaatcaaacaacaAATTGTGTTTAGCtacaaagaaaaagaagaaggtGGAGCTGATTCCCTCAGCAAAGCCAAAACTTCACTggggtatttttttaaactcttaccattttttttatgacacTTTCTTAATGATATTATGACAGGATCACTAGATACAAGTAGCCTGTTAACTAGGTCACGATTTGTGTCAATTCTGGAAGTCTTTCTACTGAAATCTTcccaaaactttttaaaatccttGTTACAGGCCTCTTGGGCCTCCTCTGACATCAGTCCAATTGGCAAGTACTGTCTAGCAATGATGGCATGgccatgaactaaaattttgtgTACTGATTGTGCCATGTAATACCAGGAATACTTAGATATGTAAAGTTTAAGAGCAGTAATACAGAACTCTTTAAATTTGACAGTGTCAATTTCAAATCCAGATGATAAAGTGACTAGtatgatgtaaaaataaaataaaagagtttcatctactttcaaaattttggcAGTTGATTGATAGTTTGCAAAGGCTCGTCGGGCAGTGTTACCATCATTACTGGTACCTACAAATTGTATATATGTGATAGTTAACCTGatgatttatataaaagtatttatgtaATTTCACTTACCAGATCCTCCACTTTTTGGGAAATCCACAACTAGTACCATTTGGTTCATAAATTCTGTCGTATACGTTTCTTCACTTgcataacattttctttatcttCTATAGCTCTAGACTGCCACTTTTGAGTTTCTAGTTTATATCCAATATGCAATACCATCTCAAAAAACCTAATCCAGGCATGCAGGCTAGAAAGACcatatttcaattctaaattaTTAGAATTGTCCAATTTCAGCACCATTTCTAagttattcatgttttttgGAGACACACCACACACAGAGCAACATTGAGTTGAGTTAGTCACATGAGACAGAATAGTTTGAATTTTGCCATCAATCATGGTCAGTTCAATAATACTTTTGACAACCAGTTCttttccattaaaagtaaaattaaaaacaccacattttttgatttcagattctaaatattttgcttCTTCTATAACAACTGCTTTGCtttcattttgaaaagaaaatcttattggACGACAATATGCAGTAGATGATGGCTTTTCATTTCGCCATAATagtacttttttgttattacagAACCCACTGAGTTCTAGTGGTGCTAAGCAGGTAATGAACAGagattcttctttttttaagttacgaTCTCCAGCTTCCTCACTACTAATTTGCTTGTACATGCTTTGCCCAGTAGCCCCATCAAACCCAGCCTTGCAACGCAAAGTCAACCGGGTCAAACCATCTAGCATTGTGCTGATCACAGGAGCTTGCACCTCACAAAGTCTTTTTActgtatgttttaataattcttgTAGTGGTACATGTGCTGAATAATCATCAACAAAGATGTTCTCGGGATAGCACTTAGCTTTGGACAATCTTATGTTGTTGTATGAAGGATATATATGGCAGTCACGTTCTTCAGCTCCATTTCTCATAAGTTGGTAGGTTGATTTTGACATGCCACCATCTATAATTAATGCCAGACCTTCATCAggtgtatactttttaaattgactaGAAGGTTCTGATATCTCAGCAACTTGCTTGGCAGCCTCATCATTATACTCATTTCTTAATTTAAGCCTTGCTGAGTGGAGCAACTCATCactagaaaaattatttataatatcattaagTCTTCTCCTTTTGGTTTTGTCAGAAGCAACTTTAAAGGAACAACTTGGTCTTCCACCAATCTTATGTAATTGACTAGAATTATCAGGCTTAGATATATTATTACTGTATGTAGATTTAAAGTCCTGAgtcaaccaatttttattttaactctcAAACTTTATGTTTCCTCGGTTTGCATCCTTCCAtttcttttgataaacttttaaaaatgcagcACACCCAGTAGAACCCAAATTCATAGAGACTAAAATAGCTTCTACAGACAAAGAAAATGATTTATCACTCGGATTTAGTTGGTCATGCCGTATACGGTTATGGACATCACTTATCTTCATatcaactacaaaaaaattaatttaaaattattagtgcAACCACTATAAACTAATATAACATGAATATggccattatttttatttcagatataTTTAATTAGGCCAGTACAATAAGCACAACACCTAATAATGACAACAAACCAAAAAATAGGTTTGTCGCGAATAGCATTTTACAacagtatacattttttaaatgtttaccaAACCTAAAGGGGCAGCTATGAGCAGAATAAAACAGCACCAACAGGCTGTACATATATTGTATTAACTTATTCTAACATTAATATGCTGTTCCAGCAGGTTCTAAACTATATGAGCcacttttaacataatatttttatactataaacaaGAATCTTacctttatatttcaaaataaaactgtgACTTTAATACAAGACCTTGGAATTTGTTAtggtattttttgaaaagctatcaaattaaattttaataatatgtcaattaatttcgcatatgttaaataatttaaaagttatttgttgtTATAGTTATGTTGTTatggtatattaaaaaaaaaaaaaaaaaattaattaattcatCATTATATtcaattgtaaataataattgtacATTTATGATGTACAATTAAActacaaataatgttttaaaccaTACATTATgctcttataaatataatgtactAAGTAGTTGGAAgtatttcgaaattttttttttgaggttttgtctaccacctggcccactgtgcactatattaaaaataaaagtacattattatatatagagATGATAAATAATTTACAGACTTATTCAAAACGTCGTGAACAtgtaataatatcaataatagaATTTGAAATCTAttcacttatttatattttttatttatccttatatatttatttatatatttcaaatcgattatataataatatcgaTAATAGAGTTTCAAATCTagtgataaattttcattttttccgaAGTATAATTTAGTgcgtatttttatttttaattttgttgcatcaatttttattttaagcttatTCCACCAGAAGAGTTTGTTATTCAGTTCCACGATTTTAAGAAGTTATatgatttgaaattaaaaaattttaattcgcgtttttaaagttttataaagcttgttaaataatttttagcatTGGCAACTATTTaactaaaagtaaatatatcttaataaaaagTGATTCTTTGGACATATAAAgggttttagtaaaaaaaaaaagatcaaaataattttgtccacCATATGTCTAATATCCGGCCCACTGTGCATTGCCGGTGTCATGAAATAAATTAACCCCCATAATAAATTAACTCCCGTTGCGTAAAAAATTACCCGGGGAGTTAATCTATTTTGAAATAGATTAACTCCCCTTGAAATAAATTAACCCCTGTCGGCGAAACAAATTAATTCCCCATAATATATTAACTCCCCTGGAACAACTTATacgaattacaaaaaaagttttaacttgatGTTTTCCAAAtgtgttgtttttaaatctgttaATTAGTTATTGATATggatataaattatatttctacGATTATAATATCATATGTTAATagtggcaatatatatatatatatatatatatatatatatatatatatatatatatatatataggggaagtgggggcataacagCCCCCGTAACGTTTAGATTAATGgagtatgaaaataaaaacggcATACGCTTTTTTAACTGTGTATTTAGATAAAcacatcattaagctttaaattgctgcaattaagaaaaaaataaaacggtttttgaaaatgttataacACAAAATGTAGACTTATCAAAAAAAGCGGTTGTGCCCCTATAGAgaggcacaaccgcaccctaaaatatatatatatatatatatatatatatatatacatatatgtatgtatatatatatatatatatatatatatatatatatatatgtatatatacatatatgtatatatatatatatatatatatatatatatatatatatatatatatgtatatatatatatatatatatatatatatatatatatatatatatatatatatatatatatatatatatatatatatattagtagaaaatcacttaacaaaaattttttccatttaacactgtgtttcatcatatatatatatatatatatatatatatatatatatatatatatatatatatatatatatatatatatatatacatatatgtatatatatatatatatacatatatgtatatatatatatatatatatatatatatatatatatatatatatatatatatat
The nucleotide sequence above comes from Hydra vulgaris chromosome 09, alternate assembly HydraT2T_AEP. Encoded proteins:
- the LOC136084729 gene encoding uncharacterized protein LOC136084729; protein product: MSKSTYQLMRNGAEERDCHIYPSYNNIRLSKAKCYPENIFVDDYSAHVPLQELLKHTVKRLCEVQAPVISTMLDGLTRLTLRCKAGFDGATGQSMYKQISSEEAGDRNLKKEESLFITCLAPLELSGFCNNKKVLLWRNEKPSSTAYCRPIRFSFQNESKAVVIEEAKYLESEIKKCGVFNFTFNGKELVVKSIIELTMIDGKIQTILSHVTNSTQCCSVCGVSPKNMNNLEMVLKLDNSNNLELKYGLSSLHAWIRFFEMVLHIGYKLETQKWQSRAIEDKENVMQVKKRIRQNL